One genomic segment of Podarcis muralis chromosome 18, rPodMur119.hap1.1, whole genome shotgun sequence includes these proteins:
- the NR2C2AP gene encoding nuclear receptor 2C2-associated protein, whose translation MAATSLICSGTVSRVSSVLNRDVKQFGKKFMFDGNEETCWNSDQGATQWLTLEFPQAVRASQVQIQFQGGFASRKCVVQGCQNGGDLSPVAEFYPEDTNSLQHFSLEETPLNKLKITFENSTDFFGRVIVYQLDVRGVKL comes from the exons ATGGCAGCGACATCCTTGATTTGCTCCGGGACAGTGAGCAG GGTCAGCTCCGTGCTCAACCGAGACGTGAAGCAGTTTGGGAAGAAGTTTATGTTTGATGGGAATGAGGAGACTTGCTGGAACTCAGATCAG GGTGCCACCCAGTGGTTGACGCTGGAATTTCCGCAGGCCGTCCGGGCGTCCCAGGTCCAGATCCAATTTCAGGGGGGATTTGCAAGCCGGAAGTGTGTTGTGCAAG GCTGCCAGAACGGAGGCGATCTTTCCCCGGTGGCGGAATTCTACCCTGAGGATACAAATTCTCTGCAA CATTTCTCCCTGGAGGAAACTCCTCTCAACAAACTCAAGATCACCTTTGAAAACAGCACGGATTTCTTCGGACGGGTGATTGTCTACCAGCTTGATGTCCGTGGGGTGAAGCTTTGA